From a region of the Triticum aestivum cultivar Chinese Spring chromosome 7D, IWGSC CS RefSeq v2.1, whole genome shotgun sequence genome:
- the LOC123169117 gene encoding ent-cassadiene hydroxylase-like has product MHFTTSMHDGLLFPLFPFEMHVALLSAERLAQAKHVHALQQEKGVLAPSYLNAPHKHVYEHSKHGCDESRASPARTPSLMGTMCPRVRVWSIGRHPELWDAPEEFRPERFIGSKIDVKGQDLELLPFGSGRRMCPGYNLGLKEVRLSLANLLHGFTWTLPDGMAKEELSIAWTWFLG; this is encoded by the exons ATGCATTTTACTACTAGCATGCATGATGGACTGcttttccccctttttcctttTGAAATGCATGTTGCACTGCTGAGTGCTGAGCGTCTTGCACAAG CAAAACATGTCCATGCGTTGCAACAAGAAAAAGGTGTCCTTGCACCGTCCTACTTGAATGCACCACATAAGCATGTCTATGAACATAGCAAACACGGTTGTGATGAATCCCGCGCGTCACCCGCGAGGACGCCATCATTGATGGGTACGATGTGCCCAAGGGTGCGCGTGTGGTCCATCGGCCGGCACCCGGAGCTGTGGGACGCCCCGGAGGAGTTCAGGCCAGAGAGGTTTATTGGGAGCAAGATCGACGTGAAAGGGCAGGACCTGGAGCTTCTTCCATTCGGGTCTGGCCGGCGGATGTGCCCCGGCTACAACCTCGGGCTCAAGGAGGTGCGCCTTAGCCTAGCGAACCTACTGCACGGGTTCACCTGGACACTACCGGATGGGATGGCCAAGGAGGAGCTGAGCATTGCATGGACGTGGTTTTTGGGCTAA
- the LOC123169116 gene encoding trimethyltridecatetraene synthase-like, protein MENTILPTMVLAALFLFLFLKATFRHGKKYNLPPGPKPWPIIGNFDLIGALPHRSIHELSKKYGPLMHLRFGSFPLIVASSVDMARFFLRTKDILYVDRPKTASGKYTTYNYADITWSPYGAYWRQARRICLTKLFSPRRLALMAHIRVDEVHAMVRDIFAVSGPKRVVHLYRDHMSTLSLNVITRMVMGKRLFADGSSEGPVPSMEVFRWMMDELFLLNGVLNIGDWIPWLDWMDLQGYVRRMKKVGKMFDALMEHVLDEHSVGEHRRRDGEAARDMVDVLMDIADDPSLEVPLGRIGVKAFTQDLIAGGTESSAATVEWAMSELLRRPDAFDVATKELDRIVGRGRWVMEEDMPNLPYIEAMVKETMRMHPIVPLLIPRVAREDAAVGGYDVPKGARVLINVWAMGRDPELWDAPEEFRPERFIGSKIDVKGQDLELLPFGSGRRMCPGYNLGLKEVRLSLANLLHGFTWTLPEGMSKEELSMEEVFGLTTSRKYPLEVVADPKLPAHLYL, encoded by the coding sequence ATGGAGAACACCATCCTCCCTAcaatggtgctcgccgccctcttcctcttcctctttctcaAAGCCACTTTCCGTCACGGCAAGAAGTACAACCTCCCGCCTGGCCCGAAACCTTGGCCGATCATCGGCAACTTCGACCTCATCGGCGCGCTACCACACCGCTCCATCCACGAGCTCTCCAAGAAGTACGGCCCGCTCATGCACCTTCGATTTGGCTCCTTCCCTCTCATTGTTGCCTCGTCGGTCGACATGGCCAGGTTCTTCCTCAGGACCAAGGACATCCTCTACGTCGACCGCCCTAAGACGGCCTCCGGCAAGTACACCACCTACAACTACGCTGACATTACATGGTCGCCCTACGGCGCCTATTGGCGCCAGGCGCGCCGCATCTGCCTCACCAAGCTCTTCAGCCCACGCCGCCTCGCACTCATGGCGCACATCCGTGTGGACGAGGTGCACGCCATGGTGCGTGACATATTTGCGGTGTCTGGGCCCAAGCGCGTCGTGCATCTCTATAGGGACCACATGTCGACGCTGAGCTTGAACGTGATCACACGAATGGTGATGGGGAAGCGGTTGTTCGCCGACGGCTCGTCGGAGGGGCCGGTGCCGTCGATGGAGGTGTTCAGGTGGATGATGGACGAGCTGTTCCTGCTCAACGGCGTGCTCAACATCGGCGACTGGATCCCATGGCTGGACTGGATGGACCTGCAGGGGTACGTGCGGCGGATGAAGAAGGTGGGGAAGATGTTTGACGCGCTCATGGAGCACGTACTCGACGAGCACAGCGTAGGCGAGCACCGCCGTCgcgacggcgaggcggcgagggACATGGTGGATGTGCTCATGGACATCGCCGACGACCCCAGCCTCGAGGTCCCGCTTGGCCGCATCGGCGTCAAGGCTTTCACACAAGACCTTATCGCCGGCGGCACGGAGAGCTCGGCCGCCACCGTGGAGTGGGCCATGTCAGAGCTCCTGAGGAGGCCGGATGCCTTCGACGTGGCCACCAAGGAGCTAGACCGCATCGTGGGCCGCGGCCGCTGGGTGATGGAGGAGGACATGCCGAACCTGCCCTACATCGAGGCCATGGTGAAAGAAACCATGCGCATGCACCCCATCGTCCCGCTCCTCATCCCGCGCGTCGCCCGCGAGGACGCGGCCGTTGGAGGATACGACGTTCCCAAGGGTGCGCGCGTGCTCATCAACGTGTGGGCCATGGGCCGGGACCCGGAGCTGTGGGACGCCCCGGAGGAGTTCAGGCCAGAGAGGTTTATTGGGAGCAAGATCGACGTGAAAGGGCAGGACCTGGAGCTTCTTCCATTCGGGTCAGGCCGGCGGATGTGCCCCGGCTACAACCTCGGGCTGAAAGAGGTGCGCCTTAGTCTGGCGAACCTACTGCACGGGTTCACCTGGACACTGCCGGAGGGGATGAGTAAGGAGGAGCTGAGCATGGAGGAGGTGTTTGGGCTAACCACCAGCCGCAAGTACCCGCTGGAGGTCGTCGCCGATCCCAAGCTCCCTGCTCATCTCTATCTTTGA